TTATTACCAGGATTGGTTCATGACCATTGACCAGATGTGAACTTTCATGCTCTATCCTCCCTCGACACCCTTTCTACGCTTTGCTTTGAGATGAAGGCATATCAGTACTGTACCTGTTTACACATGCAGAGCAAGTGCATATTTGCCAAACTAGTGTTAGCCTATTgtttatataatacaatacagCTAAACACTTTCTTCATCCCAATTatattgtttaataatattaaaataaagtttctttgaataaaagttttaaataaataattattgcCTGTAAAATTATAAGTGTTACATTTTAGGCCCTAAGTTATTGTTAgttaataaattatatacacCACATATTCACAACTGAAAATGTTCATGTGTATGAGGTGAGAGAGTATGGTCATATTAGATCATGTGGAAATCATGAAAATCGGGGTGAATTTATTCTCAAGATCATCTGATGACAAGTGATCTGTGAAAGTGTAACAAGCACTAAAGGAAGACAGAGGATGAACTCAACAGCAGGAGTTTCATTAAACAGATgactagagcagtggttctcaaactcgggtccggggcccccaggggggcagcgagatggtgccaggggggcccagttttatgacattttataaaatacattaatttatcatgaagtctgtgtaattaaacctaaaacgtaaggctactaaccaacagcactactttgtataacttaatatgttttgttttgtttaattaaaatgttacattttagaacagttttttgtcatattttttttgggggggggccaaggaatgcaccgtacacaagggggggccgcacacggaaaagtttgagaaccactggactAGAGAAGCACAGATCTTGCTGCAAAtaataaacagcaaaaatgtGAGATTCCTACAGTACCATAGCATTTTTCACTTAAATAATTATTCAACGTGATAATTAAACGTATATAATAATTGCTAAAGAATTTAAAGTTGCATGTAAAATCCACACAAAAATCTgaatagaccgtttcagcagtaacaacgtAAACAAGCGACTGTCGCGATCctcacgtaacttctggtaaactctgctaagaataaataacaacaaagttctttaaaggtAGTTAAtgtatataacaagcaaaaaaacaatacatagatAACcttggaaaccaaaacatttgttattttcgacgaggcatttgttcaagagatcagtttagtcagaccattaaaaaaacgaagccagaagtaaggttcggatccagtatcacgtgcgtccaatgaaaccgtctatagtctTGATGCTTCTTACATGCacaatatttttcaaaaatatgttaatataaaatatacttaCATATTTGCATAAAATGTTCTTACGCTGCAActagtttaaaaataaacacagtCTACAAAAGATATGTTATCACTGAGTAACTGCTGCcattatattatttatgtaatttattttgaCAGTTTGCATCATATAAGAccaaatatatgtgtgtgaaaaaCAGACTCTTTCTTGTCTTTTTTGTCATAATCTGTTTATAAAATCAAACTATCACAGCAAActtttacatgtatatatatatatatatatatatatatatatatatatatatatatatatatatatatatatatatatatatatatatatatatatatatatatatatatttcagtcCATTTTTTCTCAATATAATGAGGGCAAAACTCTTTCACGCACTGCCTTAATATTTAATCCATAGATTAGAGGACTAACAACAGGAGGAACTATAATCAGTTCTAAAGCCAGAAAATGACGTAAACTCTCTGAAATATCATTAGCACCGTATCTACTATACATGACATCAAAAAGAAAAGCAAAGGTGAAATTTATCAGTGATATTATATGTGGTAAACAGGTTTGCCAGAATTTTCTTCTATTTTCTAAAGATGCTTTACATGCTGCAATTAGTTTAATGTATGACACTATGATAACAACTgcaaatgacaaaaatgtgacaaTAACTAAATATCCAAAAAGATTATTAACAAAAGGTGATGCACAAGATAGTTTTACAACCGACCAGTTGTCACAATATAATTTGTCAATGTGATATTTGCAAAATGTCCTTAAATTTGATAAAAGCCATGCCGGAACTGTGTAGCAGTTTGGCACAATCCAGGAAAACAGAATTAATTTCATGCAAGTGCTTTTAGTTAATTTTGAATGATAGTCTAAAGGTCTGCATATAGCTACATATCTATCATATGACATGACTGTTAATATTGTAACCTCAGATATTAAAGAGGTGTAAATGACAAAGCTTTGCAGAGCACACATGTAAGAAGAAATGACATATGAATCCAAAATcaaattatacaaaaacataGGGTAGAATCCTGAAGCTCCATATATTGCGTTCACACATAGATTACACAAGAATGTGTACATTGGTTCATGAAGGGATTTCTCCATGACAATGACAGAAACAAGTCGGAAATTTAAAGACAGTATGAGCAAATAAAGGAAAAGAAAACAAGTAAAGTATATGTGCCTAAATGATTTTGAGTCTTTGGGCACCATAAGAGTCAGCATCACAGGATAAGAAGAGTTATCCATCATGATATGAATGGCCTTTAAAGTCACATGAAATAAAATTTAAGTTCTCTACAAGATATAAACAGCTTTTTAATAAGCTTCAGTTGCAAttgttgattaaaaaaataaacttgtcaCAGTCATACTGGCCTCCAAAAGTGCAGTAACTACTGTATGCAAACACTGCAACCAAGAAAAAggcctttaaagtttttacaccagccagtcaaacatgttactgcaattttggcacacaggtttttctgaaatgggacaaaattgaaccagaagactttgtcacaagacacatcAGATCTCATAAAGCCCATTTCAatccttaactcaattttgaccaaatgcataGTTACTGCACTTTGCCTTTGCAGGGCAGCATAGATGTATCAGTTATTGTTCATCACAGTCAGAAAAAGGCAAATGAACTAATCCACAGATCTGGAGCTGGACATGTCTGGAATTGAAATTGGCAAGGCTTTGCATGGTTTTATATGAAGGCTTACGTCACTTGGGAATTCTCCCCCGATTAATTTTCCGCTCACAAACAAAAATTTCCAAGCACCTTAATTTGTAAgagaaataaaattaatatatgtttcattttaaaataaaagggATGCCTACAAACACATTTGCtcgccctcatgttgttctaaactggTTTGCACACACTTGATGGTACTCATTGACTTccaaagtatatatatatatatatatatttgaaattaGTAGGTACCTTCAACTGAGCAAAATatcaatatatcaaaatatcgttttacactctaaaaatggcagggttattttgacccataatgggtaaatattggacaaaacgcACCGCTAGGTTAAAATGTAccttatgctgggttgttttaacctaactattgttattataccccatggttgcataacaacaaccccggttcatttttaacccagcatgtgttttgtctaatatttaaccattatgggtcaaaaataacccatccattttaagagtgtataaaGAAACTTATAAAAGTTTAGACAACATGAGGGGGGATTAAATGAATAGGCCCTTTGTTTTTGgagactatccctttaaagtcctACTTGACACATTGTTTAACAGGACTAACAGTGTAGTGTTCATATacagtacacaaacacacaattatCATTCTCACATCATCAGACACatcagtttttaaaaagttaCCTTATATTAAATTGCATTAGGACGCTTTACAACAATAGCTGTCAATAGCACTTTCTCAATAcaaagttgttgtttttgatAAAAGAGTCTGCCAATTACACAAATGTGACCAAAGACTTGGCCTTGAAACACCGTCTGatatctttttcttttttttgtaaatgagcattttataTATCTGGCTCTGTATGTTCAGCTGCTTGAATGGCAATAAAATacctttctgaataaaggtaaaaggctttacatttttgtcaatatctTAATCTATTCCGTTAAAGCTCCTTTAGTCGGGTTAAAAGCTTTCTACATTGCACTAGTTAGGTTCTGCCAACAAATCTGtttttctgaatggcctgaggtaAGTGGTTTTGAAACGTAAGcactaaaaatgttttagtttactAATAGTAGCCTGCTTTTAGTATTTTTAACAGTTTTCATTTATTAAACCATTTactaaaaatacaaaacatgGAGGTGTTAAACTTAACactgattttcataatttcatgGCAAACAACAAGATTGACTGACTGTATCATTTTATGACTGGTTTATGAATCTCACTACTTCACCAATAAAATCACTTCACTGCTAAGCTTATCCTGTGGGTAATGGGCAATGTAGCAACAATATGTGACCATACCTTTTAAAACTTAAAGATTAAAGACATTGCATAAAAAATGAGACAGGCTTAATAAGCATAACAAGCCAAGCTAACACCAATGAACCCTTTTCAATACCTTGCAAGATTTGTTATGAAATGCAGGCTGTAAAGCCCATTGTCATgcttataaatgtttttttgttgttgttgttgttgaggGTAAAGTCCCTCTATGGCTCTTGCAAATAAACCCCATGGACCGTTATGCAAAAATTGTTGGGagatttactttttatttaactttctgCCATTTGCACTTTGCTTTTTTCTGAATGTAGGGTATAcagaaaatacaatgaatagtCTTATATAAGGACATAAATTCAAACGTCTcatagtataatatttttttaataacatctcattccattttttttagtaactaggaaaagtaaaactgaaatttatcagtttttttttcagaaagttATTTTCCAGAAGTTTCCTGGCCAAAACGGGTAGCAACAGAATCTCATAATAtcacaaaacaacacattacCTATACATATACTGAAAAAGTAGAACAATTCTGTACATAAGCAGGTAGAGCCCAGGCCAAGGCACACAACGTGGCCGACCACTGAGAAGATCTACCCGAAGGCAGGCGGATCTTCAGGCAACCACAAGGGACCCTCCTAAGGCTTCTAAGTGGCCCTGATGGTCCCAGCCCAGGGAGGAAATCACAACCATCGGGCCTGGCTCGTTGGACTATTATATCACAACacattctcactccccaaggcgtcaaaatctgaagcatgttcaaacgccttcagcatcagtatgaagacgcgaagggtgcccctatgcgtcactatatcgatGAAATGGGAACtctgttgctttcatgctaataccttagcgtcggatatagacgaaagggcatcctggaaggtgatgccgtcacaTTATGTGATGTCAGTGTATGAGATGATcagcaggatcatgccgcttctgggcGGTAACTACTAAatttttccctatttttaaacaattgtcgctaggggttggggttagaattcaggtttggatgtcagtttaagtattggtttatagtTTTTGTGTTcggatttttaaaccatggttgcttggggttagggttaaagtttgggttaggatgtctgtattggtttatactttttgtcttctgaatttaaaccattgtcgcttggggttggggttacagtttggtttgggttagaatgtaattttatgtaacagaaagtcattctccccaaccccaagcgacaattgtaaaaaaatttgaaGAAAAATTTAGTAGTTAACGTCCAGAAgtggcatgatcctgccgatcgtcgcatacgttgacgtcgcataacgtgacggcatgACCTTCCGGGAtgccctttcgtctatatccgatgCTGAgagattagcatgaaagcaacggagttcccatttcgtcaaTATAGTGATGCATAGGTGCACCCTTTGCATCTttatactgacgctgaaggcgtttgaacatgctttaCATTTTGACGCCtggggagtgagaatgggttgtaCATCATCCATCCTCCCTTGACACAGACCCTTTCTACAGTTTGCTTTTGAAGGGTCCTCCTTTCCGATTTATTCCTGTCTCCCCGTGTCTACCAAAGTCGCAGAGGTGGCGCCAGTGCCTCTCAGGCAGCAGGGGATATGCATTCTCAATTACCTAGATTACTGGCTAATCCTAGCTCACTTGCAAGAATTGGTCTGTGCCCAAAGGGACTTAGTGTTACAACATTTAGACCGTCTGGGTCTttgggtcaactgggaaaaagCAAGCTCTCCCCGGTGCAGAGCATCTCTTTTCTTGGGATCGAATTGGACTCTGTGTTGATGATGATGCATCTTACCAATGAGCCGGCTCAGTCAATGTTGGAGTGTATTAAATTTCTCAGACGCAGCAGAGTGGTTCCGCTCAAACTCTTTTAGAGACTCCTGGGGCACATGGCATCCTCGGCGGCGGTCGTTCCCCTCGAGTTGATGCACATGGAACCACTTCAACATTGGCTGAGTCCCCAGGTGGGCGTGGCACACGAGCACCCATCATGTTCTTCTAACACCACACGTCAATGCACTCTCAGCCCCTGGCAAGACCTTTCATTTCTCATGGCCAGTGTGCCTATGGGATGGGTGACTGCTCCTCTTTGGCCGATTCCCCCCAAggcccgacctgtggaaccttCATGTCTGGCTTCTGGATGGAACGAAGATGCCTTAGGGGGTCTTCCGCCAGCTGTGGCTGAAACCATCACCCAGGCTAGAGCTCCCTCTACCAGGCggatttatgtttttaaatctcttttctcgtCCTGGTGTACCTCCCATGGGAGAGGTGTAGTGCTGTCCTTACTTCAAGAGGGATTAAAGAAACTCTCCTGGTCTACTCTCAAGGTGTATGTCGCGGCCATTGCAGCCCATCACCTTCATGTTGAGGGTAGATTATTAAGACAGCATGAACTGAGTCAGGGCCCTATACCAACATGTCCTTCTTGGACAAATGGTTTGGTACCTTTTCCATCATTAGGCTTTTCCCAGGGAGACGGAGTAATCTTCATTGGTTCAGAACTTTTATCTGTACTATGCCAATACTATGACTAGTGTCCAATTGTTTTTCTTCACTCTCTCAGTTTGGACAGTGTTCCCAAGCTGTATGGCCGCTGTTTCGACACGTTTTGACATGTGCTCTTCCTAGATGGTGAAACAATTGTCTTTCTCCATACAATATTCCTCAGTGGGTGAGGTATGGTCTCCATAGTGCCTCTTTTCTTATactttttcatatattttttatggcACTTCCCAGTATTTTTCAGCACCCTGCTGTTAGGCTTATATTATCTGCCTTTAAAACACCCTGTTGGTGTTACTGGTAAAGGGTCTGCTCCCCCTCCTCGGATGCAGACCCCCTTACACCTTACAGGAAAGTCGTGATTTCATTTAGCGGTCAGAATGGCACGTTGGACTTGCCTATGCTCGCTTCGTAGACATCAAGACAGGGAGCAGCGTTGCAGCGCTTCATATAGGCACCCCATCCTGTTGTCATTGACACAATGTACAATGGACGACAGAAAGGGAAAGTTTCGGTTACGTCTGTAACCACGGTTCCCTGATGGAGGGAATGAGACGTTGTGGCATCAGCTGCCCCACTCCGCTGACGTGAGCCATATCAAGCTCCTTAGACCCGAATGAATCAAGTTTTGCCGTGTCCAAGCGTGGGCAGAAACTTGTGTGCAAATACCATTCTTGCAATTTCATTGTCAGACCAGATTGGCTCTCAAGAGCAAACCCCATAATGTCGTCTTCGACACAACATCTCATTCTCTACATCAGGGAACCATGGTTACAGACGTAACCAAGACAATAATACTTCTtcaacatttattaatcttagttaatTTTCATTACgacatttattaataaatgtataaaatcaAAGTCCtaaatgttaacattaattaatgcaccATAATGTATAACTATATacacattaactaacattaacaagaatgaatacatgctgaaaaattatattgttcattgttggttcctgttaatgcatttactaatgtaattcaaccttattgtaaactgttaccaatgtttaaaaaaaacgaatCCACTAATATAGGAAGATTATTGTGGTCAGCTCAGCTGGTATGTgtattgttaacatgttttacactgccTATAACAACTTTAAAGCCTTAAACCCGTCATACTATGTACTGTAGTATGTATAATGTTCATGCAAACTTGCGTTGGCGGAAAATTTTATATCATAGGCTGTGTTGTGCAAACACTTAACGTTTGATTTTGATTGGTGATGGCCACAAAACTGATTTAGGTTCAGTCATAGCCCTAAacggcatttttttttaaatatgactttagaatattgtttgttttaagctTTACTTATTTTACATTGAGGTTCAGTAATGTGTTTACATAAAACAATGACATTGTTATGAAAGAGTGTTATAGTTTAGACAAAGTAGGCCAAAACACTACAGGTCAGATCAAACATGATTTGTGATATTTTAATGGTATATCACTGTATGATTTTAAAACTTGTTTATGTACACCTTTGAGTTTAAAgccataaataaaaatataaaaggtTTTCTTCCTGACATTAAACAGGTTAGACAGTAAAGCTATAATGCTGTTATTGTGTGTGGCATTGACCTGCTGGTTAATAATGAGGTCAGGTGCTATAAAGTCCTTTTGTTGTGCAGTGAATTAAAGTCCTTCACATTGCAGTGAATTATCTTGCACAAATACTGTAGGATTCTTTGAAAAATAACTGCATAAAGATAAAATTAACTCAAGCTTCTGCTTAGCTGAAAATTAATGTTAAATGAAATCATAATGGAATTGCAATAACAGTTTTAGAGTCATTTCAAGCGATGTCATTTGTATGCtcttttttctaataattctcTAGCTTCAATTATTCAGCAGGATTTAAtgcaaaatgtattattataatcATTAGCCATTATGGCATACAGATAAAACTATCTACACTATATTCTTTCTGTTTAATACATAGTAAGTTGTAGAGGTACAGGTACATCTGAGACAGAGAATACAAAACATTCTACTGTATTTTACTTTTTCAGATTCTGATATATATGTTCAGATTTGGATCAAATGccaaactgtttttattttcttaacatGTTTTTGCATGGTCTTAAGAGTCTCTTGCGAACCTCTTTGAGTTTTAAGCCATAAATTACAGGATTGAATAGAGGTGGCACTATAATGATCTCTAAAGCCAAAAAATTACGCAAATCCTCTGGGAAATCACTTGAACCGTATCTGCTGTACATGGTGTCGAAAAACATTGCAACAGAAAAATTGACAACTGAAAACAAATGAGGCACACAAGTCTGCCAAAATTTCCTTCTGCACTCTAGTGATGCTTTACATGCGACCACAAGTTTTATATAGGACACTATAGTGTAAGTAAAACACaagaaaatgcataaaataatcaGAAATCCATAAATGTTATTAGTAACAGTTGAGTCACATGAAAGTTTGACCATTGACCAGTTGTCACAATACAATTTAGCAATGTGACTTTTACATAATATTAACGTATTTGACAAGACAGTACCAATGAATACAGTAACAAATGATGCAGTCCAACAAAAGACCAAAAGCATGCTACAAGTTAAGCTGTTCAGCTTTGAATGATAGTCTAATGGTCTGCATATGGCAACATATCTATCATACGCCATGACTGCTAATGTACAATATTCACATTCAACTGAACTGTAAATCACAAAAGATTGTAATGCACACAAGTAAGAAGGGATCACATATGAATCCAATAATAAATCATGCAGGAACTTTGGGTAGAATCCTGTAGCTCCATATATTCCATTTATACACAGATTGCACAGAAAAATGTACATTGGTTCATGAAGGGCTCTCTCCATAACAATAACAGCAGTGAGCCAAATGTTCAGAAATAATATCAGGACATAGAGAACAAGAAAGCATGTGAAATAGATGTGCCTGAATGATTTTGAGTTTCTTGGTTCCATCAGGGTGTAGATCGTATAAGTCCTGTTATCCATTTTAAATGTCTTCCTTTGGATTTTTAAAGAGTTTCTATGCAAAATGCACAccttaatcatttaaaattAGCAACAtgtaaaacatcaacaaataaacatttatctTAAATCACAAACATGGTTAGCTTCCTTGCAGAAAAAAgcacactttaaaaatataagagCACTGAAACTAGTAAACCTGTTTCATGGTTATTGCAAGAGTTGTGGTCTTATTCCCAGTCATGAAATGACTGAAGACCACTCCTTATAAATAGATACTTGTTCAAACCCAATTCCCCCTAGAAAATAAACCCATGGTATTTTTCTATGTAATGTCTGTGTATTTCTTTTATACatatatgttatttatttcatgtttcaTTATTACATAGGGCCTATAATGTTACAAAAATCAGCTACTttaaaattgtgaaaagcaaaCCAGAgagttttttaaaatgtattgttaaGTAGACAGAGAAAAAGAAAGTGTTTCATGTCAATTCATGTATCTAATATAAAGCAACTTCTTTAAAGGGATAAGGTGTATTTTTTAAGTACtttattagtcaaaatcaattctttattcataaacatatcctcattggtgtcaaatgacctctaatgatctgacttttctttgtaagcttggaatttcttctctttatttccaTTGAACGTGtaaggcttccatgtcgttctgcCATATTGAAAAagtataatagcagagagggacaaaaagcactagcctaccacaACACGGTTTtgttcagaacacgtgaactagctgaaacggacaaggagatcagtgagtacataacggctaccgtagttgcaacatgcatttggaaaagcgacgcgctagagagcactattcgtttgaatgcaaaatacaattttacaaCTAGATGGGGGAAAATCCTAGTTGCTAGACTTTTAAAACAAGGGTGTCAAGGTATTATTTTGGGGGGGTCAATATACAAAGTGTTCAATtacactaaaaataaattattttccacaaaatgtatatagattaaattaaagttgtttattttccaaaatgtacacaattatatattaattaaacagcaaaaatagaACAACTGGGACTGGGATCTGTTTGGCCCTGATCTGCACCTGACTTTTGCTTCTTTAGAAAGAAGTTGGTAATGTTGCTTATTCTCTTCATTCTGCTGTCCCTAAAGGAAAACTTGGTTACACACCTCATGAAGAAACCAAAATTTGGAACAATTTGCTTGTTATTATTTACCATAAGTACACCGTTActaataatacaaatactaaagtaataaattatgacaaaatctGAGTATATTATAGCCTATTTGACAACACAAGGAAAATTGCTTAAAGACATCTAGACATGTTATGTTTAGGGAGGAGGGAACAAGTttttgtaaactttaatgtaatTATGTAAATAGACTTCTGTCCCTCACATTAAGCTATGGAATGGCTTCAGATGACTTTGTAAAAATTACAATCCAACCCTCTCAGACCCAAGTCACCCAAACTGACGTGAAAAGAGCGCGATGCACAGAAAAGCGCGCTGTTTACATCCCTGTACTATATCCACGGTGGTTTTATTAAGTTCAATATGCTGCATTTCACGTGCCAATATGAATAAGCCTACCTAATGTCTGTGATTGTTGATGAACATTTgctaatgacatgttttttattgttttaagcatCTTCACGCAGGCGTGACAGTATCAGTCAGTTTCACAAGACTAGTACTGCTCATTGAAGTATTAATGCTAAGCACTACAGTGCAACGTCTTCTTATTTGCCGTTAAAACAgtactttgtttaattttatacCAATAAAAGCCGTACATACCAGCAAAACGCTCTTCATCcatcctgtgtgtgtgtgctatgtcaCGTTATGTTTTGGAGCACGAAGGAGCTGCGTGTCAGCTTAACcaataggcttgtttgacttcatgcggcgccggattacgtcaaagtaccgcgagagggATTCGcaaaatcatacggaggagtttgcttttaaatcgctctcgcggaactttgacgtcatccggctgtcggttcttgcggcgccgcatgaggTCGAAAAAGCTTAATGAAAAGTGTAGCAGCAACAGCACGCTTGCATTCACGTCCGCTGGGAGATTTGAGAAATGTTCGTAAAAATCAAACAGTGTAAGGTTTTCAGGGGGGTGGCAACAGGGGTGGCAAGGACTTCGTCTGGGGTAGCAATTGCCACC
This sequence is a window from Misgurnus anguillicaudatus chromosome 9, ASM2758022v2, whole genome shotgun sequence. Protein-coding genes within it:
- the LOC129423302 gene encoding olfactory receptor 52E8-like — encoded protein: MDNSSYPVMLTLMVPKDSKSFRHIYFTCFLFLYLLILSLNFRLVSVIVMEKSLHEPMYTFLCNLCVNAIYGASGFYPMFLYNLILDSYVISSYMCALQSFVIYTSLISEVTILTVMSYDRYVAICRPLDYHSKLTKSTCMKLILFSWIVPNCYTVPAWLLSNLRTFCKYHIDKLYCDNWSVVKLSCASPFVNNLFGYLVIVTFLSFAVVIIVSYIKLIAACKASLENRRKFWQTCLPHIISLINFTFAFLFDVMYSRYGANDISESLRHFLALELIIVPPVVSPLIYGLNIKAVRERVLPSLY
- the LOC129423103 gene encoding olfactory receptor-like protein OLF2: MDNRTYTIYTLMEPRNSKSFRHIYFTCFLVLYVLILFLNIWLTAVIVMERALHEPMYIFLCNLCINGIYGATGFYPKFLHDLLLDSYVIPSYLCALQSFVIYSSVECEYCTLAVMAYDRYVAICRPLDYHSKLNSLTCSMLLVFCWTASFVTVFIGTVLSNTLILCKSHIAKLYCDNWSMVKLSCDSTVTNNIYGFLIILCIFLCFTYTIVSYIKLVVACKASLECRRKFWQTCVPHLFSVVNFSVAMFFDTMYSRYGSSDFPEDLRNFLALEIIIVPPLFNPVIYGLKLKEVRKRLLRPCKNMLRK